In Cinclus cinclus chromosome 33, bCinCin1.1, whole genome shotgun sequence, the genomic window TCTCCCCCTGGAACTGGTGATTCCCCCCAAAACCTCAggatttccccccaaaatcccagaatttcctCCCCAGATCTCGGGGTTCCCCCCACTGACGATGTCATTCTTGTCCACGCGGGTCCCCACGATCTTCAGCCGAATTTCGTCGTCCTGCTGGATCACGATGTccttgggggggaggggagacgCTAGAGGGAGGGGCCCTGGGGACCCCCCCCGGGTGGGGAGGGGAccttggggacatcggggaaCCCCCCGGGGACCCCCCCGGGGACCCCCCCAGACTCACCTCATCCACGGTTTTGTAGCAGGGGGGGTTGGAGTTGGGGTCGAATTCCATCTCTGaggggatggactggggggacaagggggggTTTAGGGGGGCTCGGAGGGGTCAGGGGGATCCCCAgaggggggattttggggtcctcCCCACTCCCCCCCACACCATGGTGACATTTTTGGGGAGTCCCCCACCCCCTCTCACGTGGCGAGAGATGAAGCAGGACATGGGCCCGATCTCTGTGAACAGCCCGACCTGcggggagggacagagggggacaAAGAAAGGGGATGAAAAGGGGGGGTCAGGGCCCTGCAGACCCTCAGGACCCCCACAATTGTCACCCTGACCACCTGGGTaaccccaggacccccccaggaccccccaaacccTCACCTTGTTGACCTGCGTaaccccaggacccccccaggacccccccaaaccctcaccTTGTTGACCTGGGTaaccccaggacccccccaggaccccccaaacccTCACCTTGTTGACCTGGGTAACCCCAGGACccacccaggaccccccaaacccTCACCTTGTTGACCTGGGTGACCACGGCGTCCACCACCTCTCCCTTGAAGGGCCGGAACACGATGGCCTTGTAGCGCACGGGGTAGAGCACGAAGCCGCGCCCGGGCTGGATCACCCCGGCCCCGATGTTGTCGATGGTGGTGACGGCGATGACGAACCCGTACCTGgccgggtggggggggggggggggcagcttctgggtgtgtttctgggtttttttggggatggtttgggtggTCCTGGAGGCGTCCCAAGAGGGTTTAGGGGAggtttggggatattttggggggtttggggacttttttgggtggatttgggggtcccggaattttgggattctccTGGGGacttttgggatggatttgggaggCCCGGGGGTGTCTCAGGGAGGGATGTCGGGGTTCCCGGGGACAGTTTTTGGGTTCCCGAGGGTGGCTTTGGGCTCCCGAGGGTGTTTTGGGGCACTTCGGGCCGTTCCGGTTCCCCACCCCCCCGGTGCTCCCCGCTCACTTCCCGGTGCAGGTCCCCTCCACCTCGGTGAAGAGTTTCTGTTTGACCGTGTTGAGCAGGTTGGGCCCGAAGTACCGGGGGTGCAGGAGGATCTCGTGCTCCAGGGAGATCTGGGAGCACCGGAGTCACCGGGAGGGTCCCCAAGGGCGGGGACACCCTCGGGACCCCTCAAGGAGCCCCCAGGAATCCCCGCCCACCCCCCCCGGTGTGACACGTGACCCCCGGTGCCGCTCACGTGGTAAAACATCCTcgggccgccgccgctcccgcttCCGCCGGAAGTGACACTTCCCGCCAACGACACGACGCCCCGCCCACCAGGGAGGGCGCGGCGTCCCGTGAAGGGGCGGGGCCACGGAGCCAGGGAAGGTTCCGATTGGTCAGATGGGTGCGCTGGGCGGGGACAGACGAGTGATTGACAGGGATGGGACCTGCAGCTCCCCGGGTCCCCCAAAtacccccaggacccccccaagAACTCTCGGGACCCCCCAGGAGACCCTCGGGACCCTCCCAGACTCCTCTCAGACATCTCACACGCCGTGGGAcgccccaaacccctcccaacCCATCCAGATACCCCAAGCAGTGCCCTTGGACACCCCCAGACCCTCCCGAGATCCCCCAAACCGCCTCTAAGCACCCCCCACCACCATCCCCAGAAATCGCAGAGTCCTCCAGAACCTCTCGAGACCACCCAAAACTCCCCTGGGAttccccccgctgtcccccaaaccccctcccaaCCTCCCAGGACACCACCAAGAAACTCCCGGACACCCCCAGACCCGCCCAACTTCCCCACCCCAACACTCCAcacccttttcctttctgtttgcttttattaCAAATCTGAAGTTCCAGCACCTCCCTCGTCCTCCagcaaccccaaaccccctcacaccaaactcaaaaaaatcccactgcgAGGTGtctcccaaaccccaaactttgGTCTCCCACAGCGTCCCAAACCCCAACTCCCCCCTTCCAGGAGCCACTCACGGGTAAAacctcccagccagcaacccCAGCCTGTGGATGTTCCTGTGCAGGACGCTGTGCAGCACGGCCAGGTGCTTCCCCACGTCCCCGTCCCGGCCGAAATCCCTGCGGAACACGCCCAGCTCGGGCTGGAAGGTGAATTTCTGGGGCAGGGGGCTGTTCTCTCGCAGGTAGCCCCAGacgctgagcagcagcaggtgcaCCTCGAAGGGAGCCAGCTCGGGGAACAGCTCGTGCATGTTCCCCAGCACGGGCGGCAGCAGCGAGCCCTCGGCCAGCAGCGCCACCAGCGCGCACGACGCCCGCAGGTGCCACGGCGAAGCTACCGTGCTGCTGGCCCGGCACGCGTCCCAGTGGGCCACCAAGCTGGCCAGCAGCCCCCGCAGCAGCACGGAGCAGTAGCACAGGGCGGGGTGGCCGCCGGCCACCAGGCGCAGCAGCGGGAAGAGCAGCGGGTGCTGGCGGAAGCGCCGCAGGATGCGCAGGTCCCGCTCCACCGTGGCCCGGGCCAGCTCCTCGGGAGGCCAGGCCAGCTCGGCTCCGGCGGCCTCGGGGCACACGGCCTCCACCagcgccgccgccaccgccttGGCGGCCTCGGCGCCCacggcggggccggagccgcgGCAGCAGCGCAGCACCAGGCTCAGGAAGGTCTGAGTGTTGCGGCTCAGCTCCTCGGCGCTGCGCTGGCCGCCGCCGGCCACCGGCTTCAGCCCGCGGCCGATGACGCCGGCGTGGAACACGGACCAGACTCCTCCCGACGTGTTGAGGCCGGCGGTGAAGCGCTGGTTGGTGTCCAGCAGCGACACCGCGGGCGGCACCGGGGCGGCCTCGTGCTCGGGGGGCTCCGCCGTGCCCCCGAAGAGCTCGGCGTTGCGGCCGCCCAGAGCCCCCTCCACCAGCTGGGCCAGCACGGCCTTGGCGGCCGCGGGGCTGACGGCGCTGAGCCGGGCCAGCAGCCGCACGCCGGGGGCCAGCGCGGCCGCGTCGCCGAGCCACAGCCCCGCGAAGAAGCGGCGCACGGCCGCGCGCACGGCCGGCAGCAGGTGAGCCGGGGGCAGCGCCCGGGGCAGCGGGCAAGCGGCCAGCAGGCGGCAAGCGGCCTCGGCCACCTCGGCCCGCGggtgcaacagcagctgggccAGGTCCGGGAGGTGCCGCGCCAGCGCCGCGCCCAGCGCCGGCTCCCCGGCGTCGCCGTCGCCGTCccggtgctgcagcagcagcgcGAGGTTGCGCAGGAGCTGCGCCAGCTGCGGCTCGGGCAGGCGGCCGGCGTGGATCTGCGCCACGGCCGCGGCCACGGCGGCGGGCAGTGGGTCGGGCAGCACCGCCCGCAGCCCCGCGTGCAGCTGCGGCGCCAGCGCCAGCTCCTCGGGCGTCCTCGCCAGCgccagcaggaagaaaagcGCCTCGGCCGCTCCGTGAGGCGCCGAGTGCACGGCCAGCAGCgccagcagctggtgctgccacAGGCAGCGCTTGCGCTCCAGCCGCAGCGTGTCCAGGCACAGCTCCCGCACGTGCGGCCGCAGCGCCTCCAGGAACGGCACCGGGCGCGCCGGGCACTCGGCCAGGCTGGCGGAGCTGCGGCCGTGCACCAGTTTCtgcaggtgcagcagcagcagctgcagcaggcgCTCGCAGGCCTCGCGAACGCCCTCGTGCAGCGCCGGCCCCGGCGCCGTGATGACCGAGGCGGGAGCGGCCGTGGCCAGCAGGAAGCGCAGAGTCCGCAGCGCGCCGGCCGAGGTGTGGCACAGCAGGTGAACCACCACGCCCACCACGCCGTCCAGCTCGTCCCTGGGCACGGCAGAGAAGTGCTGGTGCAGCTGGTTCAGCACCGGTGGCTTCAGCGAGTCCACCAGCTCCGGGGACACGGTGGCCAGCAGCGTGGGGGACATCAgagccagctgcagcaggaagggcacCGTGGCCTTGTGGTGCTCACGGGACGAGCCCAGGCTCTCGTGGAACATccgcagcagctcctgcttgaTGCTGCCGGCGTGGCGGGAGGCCAGGTGGCCCAGGATGCCGACCACGGACGCGATCTTGGGGACGCGCTTGTCCCCGGCCgtgcccgccgccgccgcctcgccgCCCCCGTGGGCGCAGAAGTCCTTCAGGCCGCACGACAGCACCCTGCTGATGATGGTGCCGGGGAAGGAGGAGCCCACGTGGGCCACCACCCAGTCGAAATGCGGCGAGTGCTGCACCGACGTGTCCAGCAGCGCGTCCACGCAGGCGTCGGGGCAGCTGCCCACCATGGCGGCCAGGCACTGGCTGTAGATGTCCAGCAGCGCGCGCGTGGCCGGGCACGAcatccagagctgcagcagctcgTTGAGGCTGGCGGCCGGCGGCACCCCGGGCCTGCCCGCGTACTTGCTGCTCAGCTGCCCCATCAGCTCGCTGGCCCAGGCGGCCACGCCGGGCGCCCACGCCCGCGGGTTGGCGGCCACCAGCTCGGCCAGCGCCCGCCgagcctcctgcagcacctcgGCTCCCGGTGAGGATTTAGGGGCGGGGGCGTTGCCCTCTCGCTGCAGCAGGTGCGAGCACACCTGCTCGTCGAAGAGGCTGCGCAGGTGCTGCAGGGCCGCGTGCCGGGCGGGGGGCAGGCAGCGCAGCAGGCGCAGAGCGCAGCGGGCGTGAGCGGGCGGCGACAGCGGCGTCCCCTGCACCGGGTCCAGCCCGCTCAGGAACGCCTTCACCTCCTGCGACAGCTCCTGCGCGCTGCGGGGGGAACggggtgcaaaaaaaaaaaaaaattaaaatggggtTTAAAAGGGACTAAATTGAGTTTAGGAGGGGTTAAAATGGGTTTTATAAAGTGTAGGGGGCAGTCAGGAAGCCTCCCCGGGGTGAAATTTGGGGATGGTGGCGCCTCCTGAGTGATGGAGAGGGGGGGAATTGTGTTAGAAAGGGGTTAAACTGTGTAAAAAAAAGGGGTTAAATTGTGTAAGATAGGGGTTAAACTGTGTAAAAAGGGGGTTAAATTGGGTTTAAAAGGGGTCAAATTGGGTTAAAAAGGGGTTGAATGGGTAGGGGGAACACCGAGGACCGGGCCGGGGTGCTGGAGGGTCCCGGGGGGCTGAGGGGAAGGGGCGCTACCCGGGGGTCCCACCCCGGGACTGCGGCGGTCTCCGAGCGGGGACAACACCGGGAGGGGGGACCCGAGGTCGCTAAAGAGGGGACCGAGTGAGgaaggggggggtggggggcgcGGGGGTCCTGAGGAGCGGCCGGCTCCAGCTCCGGGGGTcgcctgtcccagccctgggcgGGTCCCGGGGGTCTCTCTCCCCCACCCCGGGGTGTCCCCGCTGCCAGCGGTACCTGAGCGGGGGTCGGGGGGGGCTGGCGGCGCCGGGGGGGTCGCACAGCGCCgacatggcggcggcggcggccgggccggggcggctGCGCATGCGCGAAGAGCACCCCGCCCACGAACCGGCTCGGCTCCGCCCCGCGGTGTCACCGTCAAAAGCGTCCCCCGGGGGTGTCACTTCCCCGCCCAGCCACGACACACACGGGGACAGAGGAGAGCGAGTTTATTgatggggacactgagggggactggggacactgggaataAGGTATGGGGGCGCTGCTGCAAACTGGGGACATCGCAGATGGATTGAGGACACTGGGAACATGTTGGTGACAAACTGGGGGCACCGGCGCAAACACCGAGAACAGCGACGGGGCACCGGTGACGTTTTCGGGGCACCGCTGAGAGTCCGGTGAGCTCTGCAGGATgaactggtggcactgggatcACTCTGGTGCCGCCTCTGCCATCTCCACGTCGCCGTCGCTCACGGTCCTCGTCTCCTTCTGTGGCTTTTTCTTCTCGGTCACTGCCGCCTCCAGCGCTGGGGACACCCGGGAGGGGTCAGCGGTGCGGTGTCACCCTCGGTGCcaccccccgtgtcccctctgtccccttcCCTCGCTCACCCCTCTTGGCCGCTCCCCGCAGCCGCTTCAGCTCCTTCCTCCGCCGCTTCCCCCACAGCGGGGCAGGAACCGCCGAGACCGACGCCGACCTGAACCGGAGACATCCGGGACTGTCCTCAGTCACCGGGGGACACCGAGGGAACACCgggggggcaggaggggagcGCTCACCGCCGCTTCtgccgccgcccccgcgccagctcccgccgccgcttGAAAAGCTTCTTACGCAGCTCCTGCGGAGCACAACGCGGTCACCGAGGGGGTCTCGGCGTTACCGGAGCccccagccctaaccctcaGACCTTCCTGGTACCGGTTACCGGGACCCCCCATGAGGAACGGGACTGCCGCCACCCCTGGGGCTCTCCCTCCCGCCGGGACGATTTCCGAGCCCCTCTTGGCCCACAGGGACACCCCGAGACCCCTCGGTCACCGTTCGGGGCCGGTTGATTTTGCCCCCGATCCCCATCGCGCCCCCACGCGTGTGGCCGGTTCTACTTCCGGTTCGACCGCACTTCCGGTCACCTAACCCCTCCCCTTCACCCCTCATTGGTCCCTGAGCGCGCGGGGCGGATCCTGATTCGCTGCACAGGACAAATCCCCGCCcgtatttaattttaatttctaattaataAGTTGGCCGCCCCCTTCTCCTCAAGTATGTTTTCATTGGCTGGAGAGCGCGCGCGGCCGCCTTTGATTGGCCGAATTGTTCCGGTCCCGCCCACACGCTGGCTCTATAAAGGAGTCGCGGCTCGATACAGCCCTCTTTCCACTCTGGGTGAGCGGCGGGGTTCGGTGCTGGGGGATTTTGGTCCAAATCAGCGCGGGGACAAAAGGAGGATCCTCCAGTTCTTGGCAGGCTCCGGCTGCTCCGTGCCGGGGTCTGTGATGTACGGAGGGAAAGCAGTAACCGGCGCGAAGTCTTCGGTGCCGGCGGTCCCGTCCGCCGGTCCCACCCTCACACGCCGGGACACGGCGCTATCGCGGTCCGGCAGCTCCGGAGCCCTCGGGGCCGCCTCTTCACCgcccttttctcctctgcagGTACCGCTGAAAGAGGGCGGACACCACGAGACCGCTACGGCAACGTATGGGAGATTTTATACTTTTGATTGTTAATAAAGCGCTCTAAACGGCTTTGATCTCGTGTCTTATTTCGGTAGCGGCGCGTTCCGGGATGAGGGCGGGGATCTCCCGGCCATGGAGCCGCTGCTTGACCCCGATGTCGGCGGTCAAGGGGATCCGACGGCGAGGGAGCCGTGTCCGGCTTTTCCAGCCGCCGTCTCTATGATCTCTGTCGGGCGAGGGCACTTCCGGCCATTCTCTGGTGTCTCTATGATCCCCGTTGGGCGGGGGAGAATTCAGGTCCTCCCAGCCTCGCTCTCTATGCTCTCCGCGGGCCAGAGCGGCCCCGGAAGTGGCGGCGAGGGCGCGGGCGATGGCGCTGGATCCGCGGTGGTCGCTGGCGCTCTTCCGCGGCGCCGTCCCGGTCgcgctggggctgctgctgtgggtggcGATAGCGGGCGGCGAGCAGGAGCGGCAGCATACAGTGAAGGTAAGGGGAGAGTGGGGCGGCGGGGACGCCTCGGGGAGCAGAACCGGCGGTGATCCCTCCGTTTTTCCCGTTTCGGCGTGCGCAGCCCGAGGGAGACGCCGCGAATTTGGCGCAGCGGCGGCGCCACAATGAGCTGATCATGGCGGCGCTGCGCGAGGCGGCCCAGACCGAGGACAACGTGACGCAGCGGCAGGTGCCGTGGCGGAAGTGACGTCAGACCCGGGAGACCACCGGGAGACCCTCGCCCACCGTTTCCCGGTGACCCGCCCTCTCCCCTCGGAACCATCAGGGCTGGGCGGAACTGTTTTGCGCGAGTGCGCCCGGACTTTTATAGAGCATGGACACTTCCGGCGTCTCTTCCGGTGCCGCCATGTCGCCTCAGGGCGCGGAGGCCGGACCGGGCGCGGTGTCGGTGCCGGGTCCCGGTTCGGCCTCGCCGCGGCCGCTGTTCGgcggctgctggagctgccgcTTGCTGAGCGGCGCGGGGCTGCTGATGGCCGCCATCTGGGTGTACCAGGGCCCGCGGAGCACCATGAAAAAGGGCATCCCCCCGTCCATGGGCGCCATCGCCCAGATCACCTTCGCCGCCGGTGAGGGGCGGGGGATAACGGGGAGGGAGTGCGGGACGGAGGGAAGAGGGGGTTCGTTTTGGTCGCTAAAACTACTGGGTGCCCATGTGGGAAGAGGGTGAGGGTGGCTCTGGGATATGcccaaaatctccccagaaATTCCTCCAAATAGCTCGTAAAACTTCTCAAAATCCTTTCTATATTCCGTGAAATTGCCCCTAAGACTTCCCAAGAATTCGTCCAAACCCCTCTCAAAAATCCTTCCAAAATCCCTACAGGTTGCCCCCAAATCTCCCAGGGGTTCGGGaaggggaggatttggggttcaGGGTGGGGGTCGGGGTGCGGGAGGGTCCCCAGGTGACCCCCGGTGTCCCCGCAGGTTTGGGGGCCTGGGCCATCATCATCCTCGCCGACCCCGTGGGAAGGTGGCACCGCAGGGACCCTTGAGGAGGGGACCCCAATAAAGGCGCTGGGacttcccccccccaaaaaaaaatatttacttttggGGAGGGGGCCGTGAGACAAGAGAAAGCtcaggttttttgggggggttttatttggggtttttggggaggtttgggggtgcCCCCCCCCCTCAGCTCCCCTCTTTTTTGGCCACGATGACAACAGCAGAGGGAACCAGACCTAAAAGGGGGAGGGCAGATGTCAGGACCCCCAGAAAAGTGACTCATAGTCCTAAAATTTTCCCCAGAATCTCCTGCCTGGAAGCCTCAAATTCCCTCAGAACTGTCCAGGACCCCTCGGAAATTCTTTGGGAATCCCTCAAGTATCAACACCCCTCCAGAGATTCCCCCCCcgaacccaaaaaaatccatctggAACCCCCCAAAATCTTTCCTAAATCCACCAGGGACCCCCAGAACCATTCAGGGACCCTCCCAAACCCACCCAgaacctcccccccccctcagCCATTCCTGGGACCCTCAAATCCTCCCGGGGAACCTCCAACCCCCTGAACctgccccaaattccccccaaacccccttcAGGCACCCCCTGAACCCACCCCAAACTCCCCGGatctcccccccctccccaaggtgctcacccagctcctgcagcgGTTTCTCCATATCCTCCTCGGTGAAGAGGCGCCGAGGAAAGGCCGTGCGGAGGCTGAAGGGCTCTGGGGGGGTCCCAGTGccgctcccagtgctcccagtatcccggTGCAGCTCCACAAAAAGCCTCACGGCTGCCAGCGGCTCCCGCGCGCGGAAGCTCTGGGTCAGCGCCCGCCCGTCCGGCAGCcgcacctgggatggggctcGGGGGGGTCAGGGATCCCCTCgggatcccccaaaatcccgggGATCCCCCAGATCCTTACCTGGATCCGGCACTGGTCGTATTCCCGCGGTGCTGGCGGCTCCTGCGGGGTCAcggggctgggtttggggggaCCGGGGCGaactggggagggggaaaaaggggatttgggggatcccagcagggctggatcccCAATTGTCCCTCAGAGAGTCCCAGCAAGGCTCTGCGagccccccaaaatcccacgCAATCCCCTCCAAAACCTTTGGGATCCCCTCATCACCCTCTGCGCTCAGCTCCGCCTTGTCCCGCTCGATCTTCTCCCTCACTCTCTGCCTGTGGGAACAAGGGGGAATCCTGACATTTTCGGGGGTTTCCCGAAAGTTTAGGGATCCCTAAAAAATTGGTTGGGGGGAGGGTGCTGTTGGTAATCTGGAAAAGGGGGTGGGAATGTGGGGGAAACATCCAAAGTTTTAGGGCTGCACCCTCAGGTTTGGGGGCTTCCGGACAGTCCCCAAAGGTTGAAGGGTGGGAATTTGGAGGGATTCCTAAAATTCGAAGAGGTCGTtagaggtttggggttttttgtttttttttttttttcttttttttttggagtccCAAAATCTTGTTCCCGCCATTGTTTGTGAGGGCCCCCCCCGCCTTTGTGGCGCCTCCTGGCGGCGCGGAGGACTCAGCTCCTCCtcgttttttgtttgttttgtttttgttgttgttatttttttttttttttttttaagcggggggggggggtattTCGGGCTGTGCCCTCACCGAGCCGCGCGTTCCTCGGCCCGGTCCCGCCGCCGTTCCTCGGCCGCCCGGCGCCGCTCCTCGTCCCGCCGCCATTCCcggagcttggccagctcctGCCCCCGGCGCCGCCGCTCCCTCTCCTGCCCGGCCTCCGTCAGCACCCTGGGGGATCCCCAAATTCGGGGacaacaccccaaaaaaacccctatgaACCCCTTCCCTTGAAAATCCTGtattccccaaatccccggggGAATCGCCCAAAGCTCTCCTAAAACCCAAAATCCTTGAGAAAAATCCTCCTCTGAAAACTCAAATATTCTCCCCAGAACTTCCCAATTCCCGCCTTAAAACCCCGAAAATTCCTCCCCGAAACCCTAAATCTCCCTTcgaaccccccaaatcccctccacTGAACCCTCCAAACTTCACTTCTGAGTCTCGTCCTCCTCCGCCGGCGGCTGCCGGGGCGCCCCCAGGATGGAGGAGAGCGCCCCCAAATCCGGGGGGATTTTCGGGGTCCGAGTCCGAGTCGGGATCGTCCTCGTGAGCCACCAGCCTGCGGGGCAGGGGGGACCCCCGAAAATGAGGGAAGGGCTTGGGGAAACCCGGGAGgcttttggggtccctggggaggttttggggtccccgCCCGCCCTCACCAGTCCATGGCCGGTTCAACTCCGCGGTTCCCGGTCAGCGCCAGCGCCTTCGCCCTGCGGGACCGAGGTGGGAGGTCCGAGGGTATtccgggacccccaaaatcccgggGATATCTCCAAATTCCCATTCCCGCACCCTCTCCCGTTAGCGGACACCCCCGGCCGCgccccccttcccctctcccgGTTCCCCCCCGGGTGTCCCCGCGGTGTCGCCGCCCTCACGCGCGCCGGGCACCGAATCCCATCTCCAGCAGCGCCTCCAAGGCGcggcccggctcggccccgccgcccgccgccatCATGGCGGCACCGGGCGTCCCGTCACGTGGGGGGGTCACGTGGGGACGGCGGCCGGGAGGTGACAAAAACGCATCGGGAGCGCGACCGACCCTAAATTGGCCctaaagtaaccccaaaacccaacctAAAGTACCCCAAAAACGCCCTAAATTCTCAAGCTGGGACCAGATTTTCCTTGGGTTGATTGCTGGGGAGAGATTTTGGAGGGGTTGAGAGGGGATTTGTGGAAGAATTTCTGGTATTGAGGATTTTGGGAGTTCTTGAGATGGactgggaggattttgggggatttagGGGTGATTTGaggggggtttttgggggtcctGTCTCTCTCCTACCCCTCagttcccctcctcccctccccaattaaaaccaaacTCATTttttggggaggtgggggaggggtcAATGCTTTTATTGAGATCCTGCAAAACTGGGGGGAAGTGGGGGTGGGGTCAAGGCCTTTACTGTGatcccccaaaatttgggggaggggttcaggagctggagcagacgTGGCGCTGGCGGGGGGAGGGGGCGtccaggattttggggaggggcgTGGCGGTGaccccctcttcctcctcctcttcctcctccttctcctgcccctcccccTCCTTGGGGGGGGCGTTGGTGGCGCTGAGCAAGGCGGGGTCTGGTGGGGGAGGGGCCGTCAGCACCCCCAGACCCAAATTTGGGTCCCTCCCCGCCCCCACCCCCAATTCtggcccctcccccccctccctcccaggcaggatttggggggtttgggggctctgcccctcccccaccttcGTTCGGCTCCGAGGCTCCCACGATTTCGGGCTGCTCCGAATTTTGGGGGGAGGCTGAAAGatctgggggtggggggggggagagggagagaaatcaCCTTGAACCCCTgccaaaaacccctcaaaaaaacccaccacaaaatcttccccaaatcccacccaaatTCTACCCAAGATCCCCCCAAAAGTCTtcctaaaatccccaaaaacgtttcccaaaaatctcccccaaatcctcccccaATTTCCCCAAACTCTTCCCAAATCTCCCAGAACTgtcccccaaaattcccccccaaaagaatccccccaaaacctcttCCAAGtcctcccaaatttcccaaaacaatccccaaaatccccccccagcccctctcacctgtcccctcctccccgGGGGCTCCTCCCTGGCTCCGGGTGTCCTGTGAccgggtgggggaggggctcaGGTGAGCGCAGCCCCTCAGGTGaggctgtccctgagcccctCCCCCATCCCGGCTCACctgggcggggcggggccggcgggggcCCCTCCCCCACTGCAGGTACCCCCCGAGGgtcagcagagccagcagggtcCAGTTCCCGGCCACGCCCAGCACGGCCGAGGTCAGCGGGAAATGGTACAGGAGGtacctgggacaggtgggacacggggacaggtgggacagggacaggtgtgacacagggagaggtgtgggacagggacaggtgacacagggacaggtgtG contains:
- the LOC134055660 gene encoding ubiquinol-cytochrome-c reductase complex assembly factor 3-like isoform X2, with amino-acid sequence MALDPRWSLALFRGAVPVALGLLLWVAIAGGEQERQHTVKAQPEGDAANLAQRRRHNELIMAALREAAQTEDNVTQRQVPWRK
- the DMAC1 gene encoding distal membrane-arm assembly complex protein 1, with protein sequence MDTSGVSSGAAMSPQGAEAGPGAVSVPGPGSASPRPLFGGCWSCRLLSGAGLLMAAIWVYQGPRSTMKKGIPPSMGAIAQITFAAGLGAWAIIILADPVGRWHRRDP
- the INTS5 gene encoding integrator complex subunit 5, translated to MSALCDPPGAASPPRPPLSAQELSQEVKAFLSGLDPVQGTPLSPPAHARCALRLLRCLPPARHAALQHLRSLFDEQVCSHLLQREGNAPAPKSSPGAEVLQEARRALAELVAANPRAWAPGVAAWASELMGQLSSKYAGRPGVPPAASLNELLQLWMSCPATRALLDIYSQCLAAMVGSCPDACVDALLDTSVQHSPHFDWVVAHVGSSFPGTIISRVLSCGLKDFCAHGGGEAAAAGTAGDKRVPKIASVVGILGHLASRHAGSIKQELLRMFHESLGSSREHHKATVPFLLQLALMSPTLLATVSPELVDSLKPPVLNQLHQHFSAVPRDELDGVVGVVVHLLCHTSAGALRTLRFLLATAAPASVITAPGPALHEGVREACERLLQLLLLHLQKLVHGRSSASLAECPARPVPFLEALRPHVRELCLDTLRLERKRCLWQHQLLALLAVHSAPHGAAEALFFLLALARTPEELALAPQLHAGLRAVLPDPLPAAVAAAVAQIHAGRLPEPQLAQLLRNLALLLQHRDGDGDAGEPALGAALARHLPDLAQLLLHPRAEVAEAACRLLAACPLPRALPPAHLLPAVRAAVRRFFAGLWLGDAAALAPGVRLLARLSAVSPAAAKAVLAQLVEGALGGRNAELFGGTAEPPEHEAAPVPPAVSLLDTNQRFTAGLNTSGGVWSVFHAGVIGRGLKPVAGGGQRSAEELSRNTQTFLSLVLRCCRGSGPAVGAEAAKAVAAALVEAVCPEAAGAELAWPPEELARATVERDLRILRRFRQHPLLFPLLRLVAGGHPALCYCSVLLRGLLASLVAHWDACRASSTVASPWHLRASCALVALLAEGSLLPPVLGNMHELFPELAPFEVHLLLLSVWGYLRENSPLPQKFTFQPELGVFRRDFGRDGDVGKHLAVLHSVLHRNIHRLGLLAGRFYPAPI
- the LOC134055660 gene encoding uncharacterized protein LOC134055660 isoform X1, whose protein sequence is MALDPRWSLALFRGAVPVALGLLLWVAIAGGEQERQHTVKPEGDAANLAQRRRHNELIMAALREAAQTEDNVTQRQVPWRK
- the C33H11orf98 gene encoding uncharacterized protein C11orf98 homolog, with the translated sequence MRGEGEGLGDRKCGRTGSRTGHTRGGAMGIGGKINRPRTELRKKLFKRRRELARGRRQKRRSASVSAVPAPLWGKRRRKELKRLRGAAKRALEAAVTEKKKPQKETRTVSDGDVEMAEAAPE
- the POLR2G gene encoding DNA-directed RNA polymerase II subunit RPB7 isoform X1 encodes the protein MFYHISLEHEILLHPRYFGPNLLNTVKQKLFTEVEGTCTGKYGFVIAVTTIDNIGAGVIQPGRGFVLYPVRYKAIVFRPFKGEVVDAVVTQVNKVGLFTEIGPMSCFISRHSIPSEMEFDPNSNPPCYKTVDEDIVIQQDDEIRLKIVGTRVDKNDIFAIGSLMDDYLGLVS
- the UBXN1 gene encoding LOW QUALITY PROTEIN: UBX domain-containing protein 1 (The sequence of the model RefSeq protein was modified relative to this genomic sequence to represent the inferred CDS: deleted 1 base in 1 codon), encoding MMAAGGGAEPGRALEALLEMGFGARRAAKALALTGNRGVEPAMDWLVAHEDDPDSDSDPEIPPDLGALSSILGAPRQPPAEEDETQKVLTEAGQERERRRRGQELAKLREWRRDEERRRAAEERRRDRAEERAARQRVREKIERDKAELSAEVRPGPPKPSPVTPQEPPAPREYDQCRIQVRLPDGRALTQSFRAREPLAAVRLFVELHRDTGSTGSGTGTPPEPFSLRTAFPRRLFTEEDMEKPLQELGLVPSAVVIVAKKEGS
- the POLR2G gene encoding DNA-directed RNA polymerase II subunit RPB7 isoform X2, with product MFYHISLEHEILLHPRYFGPNLLNTVKQKLFTEVEGTCTGKYGFVIAVTTIDNIGAGVIQPGRGFVLYPVRYKAIVFRPFKGEVVDAVVTQVNKSIPSEMEFDPNSNPPCYKTVDEDIVIQQDDEIRLKIVGTRVDKNDIFAIGSLMDDYLGLVS